A genome region from Methanomicrobiales archaeon includes the following:
- a CDS encoding NAD(P)-dependent glycerol-1-phosphate dehydrogenase has translation MSADGIKVLKRKVFDKSKWMQLPRDVIIGHGVLDQLPAVSEDLKLGDSALIISGKSTMQVAGKRVEELLSASYDTSVLIADAITPEVIAQAESDAASADFLIGVGGGRVIDIAKIASFNLDRPFISVPTAASHDGIASARASVPTAEGAASLEAHPPIAIVADTGIIASAPHRLLASGCADIISNYTAVLDWELSHRLRGEPVSEYAMAMSRMTAEILVKNADAIKPHQEESAWIVTKALVSSGVAMSIAGSSRPGSGGEHKFSHALDILAPKQGLHGEKCGIGTIITMYLHGGDWRSIRSSLMTIGAPTTPSEIGIEDGVAVEALLMAKTIRPERFTILDMGITREAAQNLVRMLYRE, from the coding sequence ATGAGCGCAGATGGCATAAAAGTACTCAAAAGGAAGGTTTTCGACAAGTCCAAGTGGATGCAGCTGCCCCGGGACGTAATCATCGGGCACGGCGTGCTGGACCAGCTGCCGGCAGTCAGCGAGGATCTGAAACTCGGCGATTCTGCGCTCATCATTTCCGGGAAGAGTACGATGCAGGTGGCGGGCAAACGGGTGGAAGAACTGCTGTCTGCTTCGTACGATACCTCGGTCCTCATTGCGGACGCGATCACGCCGGAGGTGATAGCGCAGGCGGAGTCGGATGCCGCCTCTGCAGACTTCCTCATCGGGGTCGGCGGAGGTCGCGTGATTGATATCGCGAAGATCGCCTCTTTCAACCTCGACCGCCCCTTCATCAGCGTGCCGACTGCCGCCTCCCACGACGGCATCGCTTCCGCGCGAGCGTCGGTGCCGACCGCAGAGGGAGCTGCCTCGCTCGAAGCCCATCCGCCCATCGCCATCGTCGCGGACACCGGCATCATCGCCTCCGCTCCGCACCGTCTGCTCGCCTCCGGATGTGCGGACATCATATCCAACTACACGGCTGTGCTGGATTGGGAGCTGTCCCATCGCCTCCGGGGGGAACCGGTATCCGAGTACGCCATGGCGATGTCGCGCATGACGGCGGAGATACTGGTGAAGAATGCGGATGCGATCAAGCCGCACCAGGAGGAGAGCGCCTGGATCGTCACGAAGGCGCTCGTCTCCTCCGGGGTGGCGATGAGCATCGCCGGCTCTTCGAGGCCGGGAAGCGGCGGCGAGCACAAGTTCAGCCATGCTCTGGACATCCTCGCGCCGAAGCAGGGTCTCCACGGCGAGAAGTGCGGCATCGGGACGATCATCACCATGTACCTCCACGGGGGCGACTGGCGATCCATCCGCAGCTCCCTGATGACGATCGGAGCCCCGACGACGCCGTCGGAGATCGGGATCGAGGATGGGGTCGCCGTCGAAGCCCTGCTGATGGCAAAGACGATCCGCCCGGAGCGGTTCACCATTCTGGACATGGGGATCACGAGAGAGGCCGCACAGAACCTGGTGCGAATGCTCTATCGGGAGTGA
- a CDS encoding DUF63 family protein has product MIREFVYKYYIDPIRYGQPYTLVDTLTYALLLIAAVYLIHRWFEREGIAVDRDFILSTLPYVVLGGLLRVVQDTGLIQSDLQFLLVTPLIFFSLFVFTVGALYTARRVRANASTDARLRLYRGIGIVACAFVALVLLLFGISETLIALDVLGIILAIAFGTTAAVWLSVRYLLGWKFVADPLYICLIFGHMLDASATSFGIDLHPLQYVEQHVVGSVLIEWTGTAFAMFPLKLAVVVPALYVLEMYRREGNSTLWHLVILAMIVVGLAPGVRDMMRMVLYV; this is encoded by the coding sequence ATGATTAGGGAGTTCGTATACAAATACTACATCGATCCCATACGCTACGGTCAGCCCTATACTCTGGTCGATACGCTGACCTACGCGCTCCTCCTCATCGCCGCCGTCTACTTGATCCACCGCTGGTTCGAGAGGGAGGGGATCGCGGTGGATCGGGACTTCATCCTCTCCACACTCCCTTACGTCGTCCTTGGGGGGCTGCTCCGCGTCGTGCAGGACACCGGCCTGATACAGTCCGATCTCCAGTTCCTTCTGGTGACGCCGCTCATATTCTTCTCCCTCTTCGTCTTTACCGTGGGTGCGCTCTACACGGCCCGGCGGGTGCGCGCAAACGCGAGCACGGATGCCAGGCTGCGCCTCTACCGGGGGATCGGTATCGTCGCATGTGCTTTTGTCGCGCTCGTTCTCCTCCTGTTCGGAATATCGGAGACGCTCATCGCTCTGGATGTTCTCGGGATCATTCTCGCCATCGCCTTCGGCACTACCGCCGCCGTCTGGCTATCCGTGCGGTATCTCCTGGGATGGAAGTTTGTTGCCGATCCGCTCTATATATGCCTCATCTTCGGGCACATGCTGGATGCCAGCGCGACATCCTTTGGCATCGACCTGCATCCCCTGCAGTACGTGGAGCAGCATGTGGTGGGATCGGTGCTGATCGAGTGGACCGGGACCGCGTTTGCCATGTTCCCGCTCAAACTCGCGGTTGTGGTGCCTGCACTCTATGTGCTTGAGATGTACCGCAGGGAGGGGAACTCGACCCTCTGGCACCTGGTGATCCTGGCCATGATCGTGGTGGGTCTGGCCCCGGGCGTGAGGGACATGATGCGGATGGTGCTGTATGTTTGA
- a CDS encoding stage II sporulation protein M, with translation MFELTYGRAIAATLVIFCIAALLGAAAVSISPESGKALLEVMREQIVGDVLGGDPLILAAKIFLNNLQASILLFLGGASFGLLTLFILLVNGVVIGGVLELVREQQGFLFVAAAILPHGLFEVPSFIIAGSLGLMLAHALYREWFFGEDAAMHALGLGRKFVTIVVPLLAVASMIEAFITPEIINFVI, from the coding sequence ATGTTTGAGCTGACGTACGGCAGGGCGATTGCTGCCACCCTGGTGATCTTCTGTATCGCCGCCCTCCTGGGTGCAGCGGCCGTCTCTATCAGTCCGGAGTCGGGAAAAGCGCTTCTCGAGGTGATGCGCGAGCAGATTGTGGGCGACGTCCTGGGCGGCGATCCCCTCATCCTCGCAGCGAAGATCTTCCTGAACAACCTTCAGGCCAGCATCCTCCTCTTTCTGGGTGGGGCATCATTCGGACTCCTGACACTCTTCATCCTCCTCGTGAACGGCGTGGTGATAGGCGGGGTCCTGGAGCTGGTGCGGGAGCAGCAGGGCTTTCTCTTCGTAGCCGCGGCGATATTGCCGCACGGACTCTTCGAGGTGCCCTCGTTCATCATCGCCGGATCGCTCGGGCTGATGCTGGCGCATGCGCTCTACAGGGAGTGGTTCTTCGGGGAGGACGCGGCGATGCACGCGCTTGGCCTCGGCAGAAAATTCGTCACGATCGTCGTCCCCCTGCTCGCTGTCGCGTCGATGATAGAGGCCTTTATTACGCCAGAAATCATAAATTTTGTAATTTGA